TTCACCGGCAGGAGCGCCACGAGCACCACGCCCGCGATGGCGTGGAGGTCGATAATCCACGCGCCGCGCGGCGTGCCGGCCCAGATGGTCGCCACACCGGTCGCGAGAAGGGTGGCGACGGCGACGAAGAGGCTCCAGTCGACGGCGCGTGGCGAGGGGACGAGCCGGCGGACGTCCATAGCCGCTCTTGGCACCGGACGGGCATATATTGCCGGTCGGTAGCCGTCCCAGCGTCCCGTCTACATGTTATTCACTTAAATACGTCTGACGGGCCACTTATATTCGCTCGCCGCAAGTGGGCCACCATGACGTGCCTCCAGACCCGGCTGCTCGGCGTCCAGCTGCTGGCCCTGGCCATCGCTATCGTCGGTGAGGTCGCCGGCTCGCGGGTCGTGACCACGCTCGGCGTCGCCATCTTCTTCGTCGTGCTGGCGATGTCGCTGGTCACGTGGGCGAGCGAGCGCGCGTCGGGCGTCCTCGAACGGATTCGCGGCCCGTCCTCGCGTCGAACCGACCGCTGACCGGGGCGTTCACCCATAGGGCCGGTGGGCGACGAGCCGTCCGCCGGCGTCGCGGACGGTGACCGTATCGCCGTCGTTGTTCCAGACGGCACCGCTCTGTCCCCAGTAGCGGTCCGTCTCGGTGTCCGTGCCGCTGCCGGTGTGGAGCGTCACCCGCTCGCCCGGAGCGAGTGTCAATGCGTCGAAGGTGTACACGCGCCCGGCCTCGTCGCTGACCATCCAGCCCGTGAGGTCGAGGCTCGACTCGCCGCGGTTCTCGAAGACCACGTACTCGTCGTTCAGGTTCTCGTTGTCGTTGCCAGCGGCGTCCGCGTGGACCGTCGAGACGACCAGAGCCGACTCGCTGGGCGTGACCGTCCCGCCGTCGGCCACCGGCGTCCCCGTCGCCGCGGGGTCGACACAGCGCCAGAGGCCGCGACGGTCCTCGCGAGCGGTCGTCTCGGCGCTGTAGAAGCGCTCCGCTCGGGAGAACTCGCTGTCGTAGACGCGGGCGTGGCCCGCGGCGAGGAGGCGGTAGTTGAACAGCCGGTCCTCGACGACGACGTACGCGAGCAGGCGGTCGTAGTAGCCCCGTCGGTCGGTCCCCGGGTCGAAGGCGAGGCCGACCGTCCGTCCCAGCAGCGCGTCCTTGGCGACGTTCGAGGCGTCGGTGCCGGCGTCGCGGAGACACGCCCGCCCGGCATCGGTGTCGGGGACGCCCTCGAACTCGGTGGGGTCGTTCTCGACGTTGACCTCTGGAGTGTCGACGCCGACGAGTCGAACGGTGTCGGCCGTCCCGTTCGGGTACGCGATGCGGATGGTGTCACCGTCGACGACGGCGGTGACGCGCACCTCGAGGGTCACCTGTGGGAGTGGTGCGTCCGACCCGGTGGCGGTCGGCGTGGACGCCTCCTGGACGGGGGCAGAGAACGCACTACAGCCGGCTAGCGTGACCAGGAGCGCGACGGCGACGAGCGAGCGACGACGCATCGCCGGAGAGAGGGCGGCCGAGACTACAAACCTGGCGGGGGGACGGTTATGTCACTGGGAGGAATAGGTCGGCGTGCGATGCTCGTCCCACTCCCAGTCCGCGAGGTGATGACCGCCCCCGCACGAACCGTCACGAGAGACACGACCATCGCCGCCGCCGCGAGCCGGCTCCGCGACGAGTCCATCGGCTCGCTCGTCGTCGAGTCGGACGGCGAGGCCGTCGGCATCCTCACCGAGAGCGACGTCGTCGCCGTCACCGCCGAGGGTGGCGACACGACGGCGCTCACCGTCGGCGACGTGATGTCGTCGACGCTCGTGACGATACGCCCTGAGGCGAGCATCGAGGACGCCGTCGAGCGCCTTCGGTCGCGCGGCATCAAGAAGCTGCCAGTCGTCGAGGACGGCGTCCTGCTCGGTATCGTCACCACGACCGACCTCTCGAACTACATCCCACAGCTCTCACACCCGACGCCGCCACCGGACCTCCGGCACCAGCGCAGGCGGTTCACGCGCCCCGACACGCTCTACGAGGACGACGACTGGACCTTCGAGAGCTACGGCGTCGAGGACGGCATCGACGTCGGTGACCACGTCCGGTTCAGCAAGACGCTCTCGGAGAACGACGTCGAGCAGTTCGCCGAGGTCAGCGGTGACACCAACCGCCTCCACCTCGATTCCGAGTTCGCCGAGGGGACGCGATTCGGCCGCCGCATCGTCCACGGGACGCTGGTCTCGGGCCTCATCAGCGCCGCGCTCGCCCGGCTGCCGGGGCTCATCATCTACATCTCACAGGAGCTCAGTTACCGCGGGCCGGTCGACATCGGGGAGCGTGTCACCGCCCACTGCGAGGTCGTCGAGCGCATCAAGGACGACCGGTTCCGGCTGACGACGGCCGTCGACGACGCCGACGGCGAAGCCGTGATCGAGGGCGAGGCCGTGGTCATCTCGGACCCCATCCCCGAGACGGGGTGAGTCAGGTCCCCAGCAGGAGGACGAGCGCCACGGCTATCCAGACGATTTTCAGGCCCGTGTTGACGACGATGACCTTCGTCCCGAACTCGCGGCCCCAGATACCGTACTGGAACGGGATGGAGCGCTTGAACGTCGAGACGGCGAAAGAGACGATGCCGCCGACGAGCATCGTCGCGACGGCGGTCCGCGCCGTGAACGTACCGTTCTCGATGAGCGGCGCGATGACCACGGCTCCCGACGTCGTGTCGAGCGCGTAGGCGGCGACGACGGGCGCGGCCGCGCCGGGGAGCCCCAGCGAGCCGGCGAGCGCGTCGGCGGTGGCGGTGACGCTCGCCCCGCCCGGGCCCAGGAGCGCCAGCAGTTCCTCGGAGTAGGCGACCAGCAGCGAGACGACGACGTAGATGACCACCAGGCGGGGGAGGATGTCACCCACGCGGTCGACCGTCTCGGCGAAGGCCTCGCGGACTGCTGCCTCGCGGGTTTCGGGCCCGTCGTCGCGCTCCGTGCCGTGTGCGGACGCGGCGTCGGCCCTGCCGCCGTCGGTAGTGGCGTCGACGTCGGCCGCTGTCCCCGACGCCCCGTCGAGCAGGAGCGCGCCGGCGACGATACCGGTCAGCGTTATCGCCAGCGCGACCAGCCCCCGGGTCGTGACGTAGAGCACCCCGACCTCGAAGCCGAGGATGGGGATGAGGATGGGCGCGTAGAAGGTCACGATGTGCTGAGCGAAGCCGAAGAAGGTGTTTATCGTCACCGCGACGAGCGTCGCACGGTCGTCCAGCACGCCCGACTCGCGGAAGTCCGCGAGCATGCCGTAGCCGGCCGTGGTCGAGGCCGTCGTCGTCAGGATGGCGGTCCCGACCTCGTCTGGGAGGTTCGCCGGGCCGGTCAGATAGCGCGAGACCGCGGCGATCTTCTCGACGAGGCCGAACGCCACCGCGAGGTTCGCGAGGAACACCCCCAGCGAGAGGAAGACGGTGATGCGCAGCACCCGGTAGGCGACCGTCGCGAGGACGTCGGTGACCGGTGTCGCGAGGACGACGCTGGTGGCCGACTGCACGTGTGGGAGTCGGTCCGTGGCCGGCAAATGTCCGTCGATGGCGTCGCGCGGAGCGGACCGCACTCAGACGAGCACCCGAACGGCGCCGAACAGCACCAGCACCCCGAACACGTCGCAGACGTTGGTGACGACCGGGATGACGACGTCGTCCGGATCCAGCTCGAACCGGTAGGCCGCGTAGGCCGTCGCCGTGGTGACGACCACGGCGAGCGCCGCGAGCACGACGCCGCTCGTCGTCGCGACGACGACGACGGTCAGGAAGGGGAGCCGGACGGTCCCGAGCAGCGCCTGGAGCGCCCACGCGCCGGCGCCCACCAGCGGGAACACCGTCAGCGCCAGCGCGACGGTCGCCAGCGCGTTGCCGGCGAGGCGGTCGTCCGTCGGTTCGAACGAGACGATACCCAGGTGGACCGCCGTCGAGAGCCGCGCGGCCAGGATGCTCCCGAGATTACCGGCCATCCCGATGGTGACGGGAACGAGGACCAGCAGCGTGGG
This DNA window, taken from Haloarcula ordinaria, encodes the following:
- a CDS encoding lamin tail domain-containing protein — protein: MRRRSLVAVALLVTLAGCSAFSAPVQEASTPTATGSDAPLPQVTLEVRVTAVVDGDTIRIAYPNGTADTVRLVGVDTPEVNVENDPTEFEGVPDTDAGRACLRDAGTDASNVAKDALLGRTVGLAFDPGTDRRGYYDRLLAYVVVEDRLFNYRLLAAGHARVYDSEFSRAERFYSAETTAREDRRGLWRCVDPAATGTPVADGGTVTPSESALVVSTVHADAAGNDNENLNDEYVVFENRGESSLDLTGWMVSDEAGRVYTFDALTLAPGERVTLHTGSGTDTETDRYWGQSGAVWNNDGDTVTVRDAGGRLVAHRPYG
- a CDS encoding CBS domain-containing protein, with product MLVPLPVREVMTAPARTVTRDTTIAAAASRLRDESIGSLVVESDGEAVGILTESDVVAVTAEGGDTTALTVGDVMSSTLVTIRPEASIEDAVERLRSRGIKKLPVVEDGVLLGIVTTTDLSNYIPQLSHPTPPPDLRHQRRRFTRPDTLYEDDDWTFESYGVEDGIDVGDHVRFSKTLSENDVEQFAEVSGDTNRLHLDSEFAEGTRFGRRIVHGTLVSGLISAALARLPGLIIYISQELSYRGPVDIGERVTAHCEVVERIKDDRFRLTTAVDDADGEAVIEGEAVVISDPIPETG
- a CDS encoding nucleoside recognition protein codes for the protein MQSATSVVLATPVTDVLATVAYRVLRITVFLSLGVFLANLAVAFGLVEKIAAVSRYLTGPANLPDEVGTAILTTTASTTAGYGMLADFRESGVLDDRATLVAVTINTFFGFAQHIVTFYAPILIPILGFEVGVLYVTTRGLVALAITLTGIVAGALLLDGASGTAADVDATTDGGRADAASAHGTERDDGPETREAAVREAFAETVDRVGDILPRLVVIYVVVSLLVAYSEELLALLGPGGASVTATADALAGSLGLPGAAAPVVAAYALDTTSGAVVIAPLIENGTFTARTAVATMLVGGIVSFAVSTFKRSIPFQYGIWGREFGTKVIVVNTGLKIVWIAVALVLLLGT
- a CDS encoding magnesium transporter, which produces MRRMLPVLVVLTSIELGSGLVLDTFESTLLRYPTLLVLVPVTIGMAGNLGSILAARLSTAVHLGIVSFEPTDDRLAGNALATVALALTVFPLVGAGAWALQALLGTVRLPFLTVVVVATTSGVVLAALAVVVTTATAYAAYRFELDPDDVVIPVVTNVCDVFGVLVLFGAVRVLV